The following is a genomic window from Phycisphaeraceae bacterium.
TCCCTTGCTCTTAAGTTCATCCACCATTTCGAGTTTCTGGTGGGGAAGCACCTCAGCACGGTAGTCGGTGTGCATCTGTGCCGCGACGCGCCGGGCGACACTCTCACGGTCGCCGGTAACGATGATCAGTCGGTTGAGACCCAGCTCGCGCAGTCGATCCATAGCAGCCGCAGCCTGTGGCCGGGTATTGTCCTCAAGCCCGATCCATCCAAGCATCTGCCCGCCGCGCACCACATAGAGCACACTGAGGCCTTCGGTCTCCTGACTTTCCTGGATCCCCGCAATTTCCTGAGCGGCACCATCCACCAGTTGAATTCCAGGAGTATCGGTGCTGGTAATCCAGTTGGCGCGGCCGACAAAAACCTGTTGACCTTCGATGACTCCTTTAACGCCCCTGCCGGAAACCTCCTCAAATCCTTGCACTTCCGCGAGCATCAACCTCGCCCGCTTGGCTACATCGGTTACAGCTCGTGCTACCGGGTGACGGCTGTTCTGCTCCACGCTGCCGGCAATTCGCAGCAGTTCCGCCCCTTCAACACCTGCGGATGGTGCCAGACGTGATACCTGGAGTTGACCAGTTGTCAGCGTGCCGGTTTTATCAAAGATGATCGCGGTCAAATTCCGCGCTGCTTCGAGATCAACCACGCTCTTGACTAAAACACCTAACCGGGCCGCAGCGGACAAGGCGGCGACCATAGCTGTTGGTGTAGCCAGAATCAGGGCGCAGGGGCACGCAACTACCAGCATCGCGATCGCCCGCTCCATCGGATTCGACAAGCCGAGCTTAGTGACAAAAAACAGCACAATGCCGACGATCATCAGAATTGTCGGCGTGTACCAGGCGGCATAACTGTCGATCATTCGCATGATCGGGATTCGTGTGCGCTCTGCCTGAAGGATCAAATCCTTTACCCGACCCAGCGTCGTATCTTGACCTGCTTTGGTCACCTCGATGTCCATGACGCCCGTGACGTTGATCGTTCCGCCGAAGGCGTCATCACCTTCGACTTTATCCACCGGGAGCGACTCACCTGTGATGTTGGCCTGGTTTACAGTGCTCATCCCACGGACAACGCGACCATCGGCAGGGATGTTGTCTCCCGGCCGCACCCGCACCACGTCGCCGGGCTTGAGGTCTTTCGCCTCGACTTCGCTTTCCTGCTCGCCGCGCACCAGGTGAGCTCGTGTCGGTGTGATTCGAACCAGTGACTCGATGCTCGCCTGCGCACCCAATGCAGTACGGTTTTCGATCAAGACCGCGATAATCATGAAAAAGGCGATCGCAGCTGATTCCTGATACTGCTGAATGGCGAAAGCGGCTATCACTGCGAGGGCGACCAGTTCATTCATGTGCATGTGGCCGCGCAGCATGTCCTTGATGGCGACCCAGACCAGAGGGGCACCGAGCAGGATGGCCGAAACCATCCCCAGTAGCGTTGCGTAAATATTGGTATCGCTACCTTCGCTCTTGCCGAAGAGAAATTGCGCCGCAAACGAACTGATTAAGAGCATCCCGCCGACGAGGGTGGCGAGAATCTGTATGCCCACTCGGCCGGTACTTTTTTCGACCTCAAGGCCTTCCTTCACGTAGTCGTGCGCCATGCCAAACTATTCCTGAATTGAGGTTGCGATGAGTGCTGATGTTACACGGAGACGGTTGGAACTCATGTTACGCGACCGGCCATTGTCGGGTTCTACTTAAATATCTGGCGAACCACGATCTTATGCGCCAGCCCCAAGTCGGTCCGCCATGCTGGCCATAATCCGACCAACAACCCTTGCCATAATTTCTGGGACACCGCGTATGAATGGATTATTATGCAAACAATTGAAAACAAAACAATTAAGACGAGCTTAGACGTAGAAAAACTCTGCCTTTTCGATCGCAATTGGCAAGATGAAATGAAGCTTACCCGGTATTTTGTTTGGTATCCGCGGTTGGTTTAGTGGGATGAGATTGAATTGAGTTAGCAGGAGGAGCAAACTTCAGCCGAGCAGCAAGAGATGCTGCATAGAGTGCGATGACCATAACCAGATGGAACTCCTGTGTTTCGCTGGTGCGCAGTGAGATTGGCACATGCTTGCCAGTCCAATCGACGATACGTTTGGGCCAGGGGAGCAGGAACGCAACGATGGTAGCCACCGTTGTTGCGTTGGTTGGCCAGAACCACGACGCCGGTTGGGCGGGGTCGTCGAGTTTCCACTTCCGCTCCAGAAAAAGCGGGACAACCACACACGCGAAAACCGAGCCGAATTCGATGATTTGTTTGGGAAGTTTGCCAAAGAGATCACCCCAGATGCCGGGGAGGTTGTGAAGATTGGTCTCGCCTTGATCGTTATGCTGCTTGAACCAACTCAACTGGTGAAGGACTTTTTCGCGTGCGTCACCGGTTATGGTTCCTTTGACTCGAGGATCGATATTGGGAACGCCATCGTTTTTGATTTCTTCCGGGTCTCCGGGTAACCGCATGCGACGGATATGTTGGCCCCAACTGCTTTCCTCGCCGGCGATGTAGAGGAGTCCAATGATCAATAGGATGGGGATAAATCGCAGCGAGTGAGTCGGCAGTCCTGCACGGTGATGAAATGCCACAACCCCAGCACCAGCTCCAATCAATGCAGCTACGACCGTTGCCCACTCGATCGGCCCCTCCTTATAGACGAGCAGCCCCGATGCCTCCGGATAGAAGATGCCCAGCACCAGCAGGAGTGTTACAGGTGCCAGTGGCATCCAAACGGTCCAGCCCACGGAAAGATCGTGAATACGTCTAGTCATACCAGGGTACCTCTCGGAAGGGGTGGGCGATTGTCATCATAACCAACCAGACTGTGTCGATTTGGGTGATGAAAATCGAACAATTACCCCTTTCATACGGCTCTGCGACGGCTGGCTTCTTGCTGTCTGCCAGCGGTATCGTTCTAATGCCCGACTCACCTGATTTAACCAACCAGTATTCTGGAGTCCTTCAATGCCCAGGAAAATGACACGCTACGCAGTTGTCGGCACCGGTGGTCGCGTCACGATGTTTATCGATCCGCTTGCGACGCGCTTCAACAAGACTAACCAGATCGTCGGCCTGTGTGATACGAACCCTGGTCGGCTTGAGTACCACAACGACCGCCTCGTCAGCCTGGGTCACCCCCGCGTGGCGACCTATCTAGCCAAAGATTTCGATCGAATGATTCGTGAAACCAAGCCTGATGCGGTCATTGTTACCACGGTCGATGCTTTTCATCACCAGTACATCATTCGTGCGCTGGAACTCGGATGCGATGCCATCACTGAAAAGCCGATGACGACCGATGACAAGAAGTGTCGCGCTATCTTCGATGCAGTCAAGCGCACAGGGCGCAATGTTCGCGTCACATTCAACTATCGCTGGGCTCCCGGCCCGACGCTGGTCAAGCAGCTGCTGTCACGAGACATTATTGGTGAGATCATCCACGTGGATATGGAATATCTGCTCAACACCAGCCATGGCGCAGACTATTTCCGTCGTTGGCACCGCGAAAAGGATAAGTCGGGGGGCTTGATGGTACACAAGAGCACCCACCATTTCGATCTTGTCAACTGGTGGATCAACTCCGTGCCCGAAGAGGTGTACGGTCACGGGCGGCTTGCGTTTTATGGCCGAAAAAATGCCGAGAAGCGAGGTCTCAAAGTCAAATACAGCCGCTACACGGGTCAGAATACCAAAGGCGACCCCTTCGCTTTGAAGCTTACCGATCAGGGTTATATGCTCGACATGTACGCCAAGACGGAAAAATATGACGGCTATATCCGCGACCGCAATGTATTCGGCGACAACATCTCAGCGGAAGACACCATGAGCCTGCTCGTGA
Proteins encoded in this region:
- a CDS encoding cation-translocating P-type ATPase; translation: MAHDYVKEGLEVEKSTGRVGIQILATLVGGMLLISSFAAQFLFGKSEGSDTNIYATLLGMVSAILLGAPLVWVAIKDMLRGHMHMNELVALAVIAAFAIQQYQESAAIAFFMIIAVLIENRTALGAQASIESLVRITPTRAHLVRGEQESEVEAKDLKPGDVVRVRPGDNIPADGRVVRGMSTVNQANITGESLPVDKVEGDDAFGGTINVTGVMDIEVTKAGQDTTLGRVKDLILQAERTRIPIMRMIDSYAAWYTPTILMIVGIVLFFVTKLGLSNPMERAIAMLVVACPCALILATPTAMVAALSAAARLGVLVKSVVDLEAARNLTAIIFDKTGTLTTGQLQVSRLAPSAGVEGAELLRIAGSVEQNSRHPVARAVTDVAKRARLMLAEVQGFEEVSGRGVKGVIEGQQVFVGRANWITSTDTPGIQLVDGAAQEIAGIQESQETEGLSVLYVVRGGQMLGWIGLEDNTRPQAAAAMDRLRELGLNRLIIVTGDRESVARRVAAQMHTDYRAEVLPHQKLEMVDELKSKGHRVAVIGDGVNDAPALAAGDISIAMGAAGSDVAIHSANIALMNNNLNRIPFLIDLSRRTSGIIRQNLWIGGLFILIFMALAAFGYVSPILAAVLHVASGLVVTFNSARLVRAGEEIEMADADAAKSPVRRVAGSSTQAVPAVA
- a CDS encoding Gfo/Idh/MocA family oxidoreductase produces the protein MPRKMTRYAVVGTGGRVTMFIDPLATRFNKTNQIVGLCDTNPGRLEYHNDRLVSLGHPRVATYLAKDFDRMIRETKPDAVIVTTVDAFHHQYIIRALELGCDAITEKPMTTDDKKCRAIFDAVKRTGRNVRVTFNYRWAPGPTLVKQLLSRDIIGEIIHVDMEYLLNTSHGADYFRRWHREKDKSGGLMVHKSTHHFDLVNWWINSVPEEVYGHGRLAFYGRKNAEKRGLKVKYSRYTGQNTKGDPFALKLTDQGYMLDMYAKTEKYDGYIRDRNVFGDNISAEDTMSLLVKYRTGIVLNYSLNAYLPREGFHIVFNGTKGRLEYNEDHGMHVIEGSKKNSSPEGHDLNWESRCIVHPLFGRPYRVEIPKAEGTHGGSDPLLAEQIFSPKPPKEKWGRNAGHEQGAASILIGIAANQCFVTHKPVSIAKLCPQLGNRKKLSELK